One segment of Castanea sativa cultivar Marrone di Chiusa Pesio chromosome 3, ASM4071231v1 DNA contains the following:
- the LOC142628278 gene encoding MLP-like protein 328: MSLKGKVGTEIEIKSPPEKFYNIFKSQAYHVPNAAPNHIQGVDVHEGDWETHGSVKIWKYTAEGESGVLKEKVELDDANRSVTLVGIEGDVMKDYKIFNPIYQVVPKGTGSLAKLSIEYEKLREDVPAPNKYVTLMVNITKDLDAHIMKA; the protein is encoded by the exons atgtctCTGAAGGGTAAGGTGGGGActgaaatagaaataaagtCACCACCTGAGAAGTTCTACAACATCTTTAAGAGCCAAGCCTACCATGTTCCCAACGCCGCTCCTAACCATATACAAGGGGTTGACGTGCATGAAGGTGATTGGGAGACTCATGGCTCTGTTAAGATCTGGAAATATACAGCAG AGGGGGAATCCGGGGTTTTGAAAGAGAAGGTTGAATTAGATGATGCAAACAGGTCAGTGACTCTTGTTGGTATTGAAGGAGATGTCATGAAGGATTACAAGATCTTTAATCCCATCTATCAGGTTGTTCCCAAGGGTACTGGCAGCTTGGCCAAATTAAGTATTGAATATGAGAAACTCAGGGAGGATGTGCCAGCTCCAAATAAGTATGTCACTCTGATGGTTAATATCACCAAAGATCTTGATGCACACATTATGAAGGCATAG